The following are encoded in a window of Thermus thermamylovorans genomic DNA:
- a CDS encoding inorganic diphosphatase, with the protein MANLKSLPVGKKAPEVVHMVIEVPKGSGNKYEYDPELGAVRLDRVLPGAQFYPGDYGFIPSTLAEDGDPLDGIVLSTYPLMPGVVVEVRVVGLLLMEDEKGGDAKVIGVVAEDQRLDHIQDIADVPEGVRQEIQHFFETYKALEARKGKWVRVTGWRDRQAALEEVRACIARYGA; encoded by the coding sequence ATGGCGAATCTGAAGAGCCTCCCCGTGGGTAAGAAGGCCCCCGAGGTGGTCCACATGGTCATCGAGGTGCCCAAGGGCTCCGGCAACAAGTACGAGTACGACCCGGAGCTCGGGGCCGTCAGGCTGGACCGGGTGCTCCCGGGAGCCCAGTTCTACCCCGGGGACTACGGCTTCATCCCCTCCACCCTAGCCGAGGACGGGGACCCCCTGGACGGCATCGTCCTCTCCACCTACCCCCTCATGCCCGGGGTGGTGGTGGAGGTGCGGGTGGTGGGCCTGCTCCTCATGGAGGACGAGAAGGGGGGGGACGCCAAGGTCATCGGGGTGGTGGCCGAGGACCAGCGCCTGGACCACATCCAGGACATCGCCGACGTGCCCGAGGGGGTAAGGCAGGAGATCCAGCACTTCTTCGAAACCTACAAGGCCCTCGAGGCCAGGAAGGGCAAGTGGGTGAGGGTCACGGGCTGGCGGGACCGGCAGGCGGCCTTGGAGGAGGTTCGGGCCTGCATCGCCCGCTACGGGGCCTGA
- a CDS encoding glycerophosphodiester phosphodiesterase: protein MPLRLGHRGAPRLARENTLESFRKALEAGLDGFELDVHLTRDGVLVVHHDFLLEGVPIQGLRRRELPAFVPTLEEVLSSFPEAWINVELKSLPPETDGREEALARLLARFPSGRVWVSSFDPLALLRLAQLGVGPLGFLYGKPEAEALAPCLGVAWMHPEASLLTEERVRALKGRYRVLAWTVNERPQAQALAAWGVDALVGDLPEVLAPPL, encoded by the coding sequence GTGCCCCTGCGCTTAGGCCACCGCGGCGCCCCTCGCTTGGCGCGGGAGAACACCCTGGAGTCCTTCAGGAAGGCCCTCGAGGCTGGCCTGGACGGGTTTGAGCTGGACGTGCACCTCACCCGGGACGGGGTTTTGGTGGTCCACCACGACTTCCTCCTGGAGGGGGTGCCCATCCAGGGCTTGCGCCGGCGGGAGCTTCCCGCCTTCGTCCCCACCCTGGAGGAGGTGCTCTCCTCCTTCCCCGAGGCCTGGATCAACGTGGAACTCAAGAGCCTTCCCCCAGAAACCGACGGCCGGGAGGAGGCCCTGGCCCGCCTTCTCGCCCGCTTCCCCTCGGGGCGGGTGTGGGTGAGCTCCTTTGACCCCCTGGCCCTTCTGCGGCTTGCGCAGCTCGGGGTGGGACCCCTGGGCTTTCTCTACGGGAAGCCCGAGGCCGAGGCCCTGGCCCCCTGCCTGGGGGTGGCCTGGATGCACCCGGAGGCTTCCCTGCTCACCGAGGAGCGGGTCCGCGCCCTGAAGGGGCGCTACCGGGTCCTGGCCTGGACGGTGAACGAGCGCCCCCAGGCCCAGGCCCTGGCCGCTTGGGGGGTGGACGCCCTCGTCGGCGACCTCCCCGAGGTTCTGGCCCCTCCCCTATAA
- a CDS encoding YcxB family protein, translating into MGKYEAAFSRLGEKALGQLEGPGGFLAVTETHLVFVDENGVQRLELARIRRVGRGEAGTLAVQGDEASLSIPLRAFPLEELKTFLEGLKPHVARARKATAAPPPVPRPSPAPAEPPPLPEPPPPAQEARTAPLWEEEPPPRRASVELAPEPEASPPPAPKAQGGRHPLALLLKALALLTLAYTVAFVALNPGADPWVLAGVGLGGLGLALTQWSLATSSR; encoded by the coding sequence ATGGGCAAGTATGAAGCGGCGTTTTCCCGGCTGGGGGAAAAGGCTTTGGGCCAGTTGGAGGGCCCCGGGGGCTTCCTCGCCGTGACGGAAACCCACCTGGTCTTCGTGGACGAGAACGGGGTCCAGCGTCTGGAGCTGGCCCGCATCCGCCGGGTGGGCCGGGGGGAGGCGGGCACCCTGGCGGTCCAGGGGGACGAGGCCTCCCTAAGCATCCCCTTGCGGGCCTTCCCCCTGGAGGAGCTCAAGACCTTCCTGGAAGGGCTCAAGCCCCACGTGGCCCGGGCCCGCAAGGCCACCGCCGCTCCCCCTCCTGTTCCCAGGCCTAGCCCCGCTCCAGCAGAGCCTCCTCCCCTCCCTGAGCCGCCACCCCCGGCGCAGGAGGCCCGCACCGCCCCCCTCTGGGAGGAGGAACCCCCCCCCAGGCGGGCCTCGGTGGAGCTGGCCCCCGAGCCCGAGGCCTCCCCTCCGCCCGCCCCCAAGGCCCAGGGAGGGCGGCACCCTTTGGCCCTGCTCCTCAAGGCCCTCGCCCTCCTCACCCTGGCCTACACCGTGGCCTTCGTGGCCCTGAACCCCGGGGCCGACCCTTGGGTTCTGGCCGGGGTGGGCCTGGGCGGGCTGGGTTTGGCCTTGACGCAGTGGTCCTTGGCTACCTCCTCGCGGTAG
- a CDS encoding ComEA family DNA-binding protein, with protein MVLGYLLAVALLGLLALWPKVAPGPLPVRVEVMAEASFEPPPPEPVSLNGASLEELQSLPGIGPVLAQRIVEGRPYERVEDLLRVQGIGPATLERLRPYLRP; from the coding sequence GTGGTCCTTGGCTACCTCCTCGCGGTAGCCCTCTTGGGCCTCCTGGCCCTCTGGCCGAAGGTGGCCCCCGGGCCCCTGCCCGTACGGGTGGAGGTCATGGCAGAAGCCTCCTTCGAACCCCCACCCCCGGAGCCCGTCAGCCTGAACGGGGCGAGCCTGGAGGAGCTGCAAAGCCTTCCGGGGATCGGTCCCGTCCTGGCCCAGAGGATCGTGGAGGGGAGGCCCTACGAACGGGTGGAGGACCTCCTCCGGGTGCAGGGCATCGGCCCCGCCACCCTGGAGCGGCTAAGGCCCTACCTGCGCCCCTAG
- a CDS encoding DNA internalization-related competence protein ComEC/Rec2, with amino-acid sequence MDPSRRAPLLTAPGVGLGLGGLLGAWGLLSPWILLAALPLLPLFRWPLGLGLALVLLRGLLWPVPEPPYGLRLEGVFQVRGGFTAWEDHRLWVRHYPPLEDGLYHLRGYLAPPEGRRNPGGFDQRAWLLAQGVEGVFHVERAEAQAPLPDPRAPFRERLVRGLSPPSQGVVRGLTLGEKDGLGETYAQFQRAGLAHLLALSGLHVGFLVGSLVLLLWPLGRWRYLLALLVLPLYLWLAGPSPSLVRASLMAGLSLLGLFLGLGAAGVLQALGLALFLQLLHRPEALLSLAFQLSHLAVLGIALVLSPLPRPPGPWGYLLGGLLATVAAQAFLAPLLLHRFGFLPLLSPLSNLLALPTVALMVPLGFLKLLLGGVLAPLVEPLAQALLLLARAAAQGPLLRFGEITPVGFALYYLGLLPLLLALHRLWTWRKALVLASLPALAGLLSAWPKPLDLWALDVGQGDALLARMGGGSVLVDGGRPEQGERLLQALRALGVQALEVLVATHPDADHYGGLLRVAEEVPVGLALLSPAFPRDHPLVGALEERGVPLLFPGAGTRLGVGRGSLEVLWPPYLRGDKDEDGLVLLLDFGRARALLLADVPQEVERRLAVEEVAVLKVSHHGSRTGTAEVLLERTRPRVALIGVGRGNPYGQPHPEVLERLAARGAKVYRTDRHGAVRVSFGYAW; translated from the coding sequence ATGGACCCCTCCCGGCGCGCCCCCCTGCTGACGGCCCCCGGGGTGGGCCTGGGGCTCGGGGGGCTTCTCGGGGCCTGGGGCCTCCTTTCCCCCTGGATCCTCCTCGCCGCCCTGCCCCTCCTCCCCCTTTTCCGCTGGCCCCTGGGCCTGGGACTGGCCCTGGTCCTCCTGCGGGGCCTCCTTTGGCCCGTTCCCGAACCCCCTTACGGCCTCCGGCTGGAGGGGGTCTTCCAGGTGCGGGGAGGCTTCACGGCCTGGGAGGACCACCGGCTCTGGGTGCGCCACTACCCGCCCCTGGAGGACGGCCTCTACCACCTCCGGGGGTACCTGGCCCCGCCGGAAGGAAGGCGGAACCCCGGGGGGTTTGACCAGAGGGCCTGGCTCCTGGCCCAGGGGGTGGAGGGGGTGTTTCACGTGGAACGGGCCGAGGCCCAGGCCCCCCTCCCCGACCCCCGGGCCCCCTTCCGGGAGCGCCTGGTCCGGGGGCTTTCCCCCCCAAGCCAGGGGGTGGTGCGGGGGCTGACCCTGGGGGAAAAGGACGGCCTGGGAGAGACCTACGCCCAGTTCCAGAGGGCGGGCCTGGCCCACCTCCTGGCCCTCTCCGGCCTCCACGTGGGCTTCCTGGTGGGCAGCCTGGTCCTCCTGCTCTGGCCCCTGGGGCGGTGGCGCTACCTCCTGGCCCTCCTGGTCCTGCCCCTCTACCTCTGGCTGGCCGGCCCCAGCCCCTCCCTGGTGCGGGCCAGCCTGATGGCGGGCCTCTCCCTCCTGGGCCTCTTCCTGGGGCTGGGGGCCGCAGGGGTGCTCCAGGCCTTGGGCCTGGCCCTGTTCCTCCAGCTCCTTCACCGCCCCGAGGCCCTTCTGAGCCTGGCCTTCCAGCTCTCCCACCTGGCGGTCCTGGGAATCGCCCTGGTCCTCTCCCCTCTGCCCCGGCCCCCGGGACCCTGGGGCTACCTCCTAGGGGGCCTCCTGGCCACGGTGGCGGCCCAGGCCTTCCTGGCCCCCCTCCTCCTCCACCGCTTCGGCTTCCTGCCCCTTCTCTCGCCCCTCAGCAACCTCCTGGCTCTGCCCACGGTGGCCCTGATGGTGCCCCTGGGCTTCCTCAAGCTCCTCCTGGGGGGGGTCCTGGCCCCCCTGGTAGAACCCTTGGCCCAGGCCCTCCTCCTCCTGGCCCGGGCCGCGGCCCAAGGCCCCCTCCTCCGCTTTGGGGAGATCACCCCGGTGGGCTTCGCCCTCTACTACCTGGGCCTCCTGCCCCTGCTCCTGGCCCTTCACCGCCTCTGGACCTGGCGGAAGGCCCTGGTCCTCGCCAGCCTCCCCGCCCTAGCGGGCCTCCTCAGCGCCTGGCCCAAACCCCTGGACCTCTGGGCCCTGGACGTGGGCCAGGGGGACGCCCTTCTGGCCCGGATGGGCGGGGGGTCGGTGCTGGTGGACGGGGGGCGGCCCGAGCAGGGAGAAAGGCTCCTCCAGGCCCTGCGGGCCCTGGGGGTGCAGGCGCTAGAGGTGCTGGTGGCCACCCACCCCGATGCCGACCACTACGGGGGCCTCCTGCGGGTGGCGGAGGAGGTGCCCGTGGGCCTTGCCCTCCTCTCCCCGGCCTTTCCCCGGGACCACCCCCTGGTGGGGGCCCTGGAGGAGCGGGGGGTACCCCTCCTCTTCCCGGGGGCGGGCACCCGCCTGGGGGTGGGGAGGGGCAGCCTGGAGGTCCTCTGGCCGCCCTATCTGAGGGGGGACAAGGACGAGGACGGGCTCGTGCTCCTCCTGGACTTCGGCCGGGCCAGGGCCCTCCTCCTGGCGGACGTGCCCCAGGAGGTGGAGCGCCGCCTGGCCGTGGAGGAGGTGGCCGTCCTCAAGGTGAGCCACCACGGCTCGCGCACGGGAACCGCCGAGGTCCTCCTGGAGCGGACCCGGCCGCGGGTGGCCCTCATCGGCGTGGGGCGGGGCAACCCCTACGGCCAACCCCACCCCGAGGTCCTGGAGCGCCTGGCTGCCCGGGGAGCCAAGGTCTACCGCACCGACCGCCACGGGGCGGTGCGGGTCTCCTTCGGCTACGCCTGGTAG
- a CDS encoding ParB/RepB/Spo0J family partition protein, which yields MSKRPSGLGRGLEALLPKTPGGVVRLPLAAIRPGSLQPRRRFPQEGLEELAASIREKGLLQPLLVRPRGEGYELVAGERRFRAAQLAGLAEVPVLVRDLTDREALELALVENLQREDLSPVEEARGYQALLGMGLTQEEVAKRVGKARSTVANALRLLQLPEEVLEALEGGWISAGHARALLMLEPEDRVWGLREILAKGLSVRQAEALRERLARGRVGGVRDPSPLSLELSRHLGLPVRVVGGRRGKVVIHFRSLEELEALLRRLGYQA from the coding sequence GTGTCCAAGAGGCCTAGCGGCCTGGGGAGGGGCCTCGAGGCCCTCCTGCCCAAGACCCCGGGAGGGGTGGTTCGGCTGCCCCTGGCGGCCATCCGCCCCGGCTCCCTCCAGCCCCGGCGGCGCTTCCCCCAGGAGGGCCTGGAGGAGCTGGCCGCCTCCATCCGCGAGAAGGGCCTCCTTCAACCCCTCCTGGTGCGCCCCAGGGGCGAGGGGTACGAGCTGGTGGCGGGGGAAAGGCGCTTCCGGGCGGCCCAGCTGGCGGGCCTCGCGGAGGTGCCCGTGCTGGTTCGCGACCTCACGGACCGGGAGGCTCTGGAGCTGGCCCTGGTGGAGAACCTGCAGCGGGAGGACCTCTCCCCCGTGGAGGAGGCCCGGGGCTACCAGGCCCTTCTGGGGATGGGCCTCACCCAGGAGGAGGTGGCGAAGCGGGTGGGCAAGGCCCGCTCCACGGTGGCCAACGCTTTGAGGCTTTTGCAGTTGCCGGAGGAGGTCCTGGAGGCCCTGGAGGGGGGCTGGATTAGCGCCGGCCACGCCCGGGCCCTCCTGATGCTGGAGCCGGAGGACCGGGTTTGGGGCCTGAGGGAGATCCTGGCCAAGGGGCTTTCCGTGCGCCAGGCGGAGGCCCTGCGGGAGCGCCTGGCCCGGGGGCGGGTCGGAGGGGTCCGTGACCCCTCCCCCTTGTCCTTGGAGCTTTCCCGGCACCTGGGCCTGCCCGTGCGGGTGGTGGGGGGAAGGCGGGGGAAGGTGGTCATCCACTTCCGCTCCCTGGAGGAGCTGGAGGCCCTGCTCCGGCGGCTGGGCTACCAGGCGTAG
- the soj gene encoding chromosome-partitioning ATPase Soj: MLETRVRRIALVNQKGGVGKTTTAINLAAYLARLGKRVLLVDLDPQGNATGGLGLRPGRGVYQLLQGEPLEGLVHPVDGFHLLPSTPELVGATVELAETPLALAETLRDEAYDFTLLDPPPSLSPLTLNALAAAQGVVVPVQAEYYALEGVAGLLVTLEEVRGRLNPGLRLLGILVTMYDGRTLLSQQVEAQLRAHFGERVFWTVVPRNVRLAEAPSFGRTIAQHAPTSPGAHAYRRLAEEVIARVQEA, encoded by the coding sequence ATGCTAGAGACCAGGGTGCGGCGGATCGCCCTGGTCAACCAGAAGGGGGGGGTGGGAAAGACCACCACCGCCATCAACCTTGCTGCCTACCTGGCCCGCCTGGGGAAGCGGGTCCTCCTGGTGGACCTGGACCCCCAGGGAAACGCCACGGGCGGCCTGGGCCTGCGCCCGGGGCGGGGGGTGTACCAGCTCTTGCAGGGGGAGCCCCTGGAGGGGCTGGTGCACCCGGTGGACGGCTTCCACCTTCTCCCCTCTACCCCGGAGCTGGTGGGGGCCACGGTGGAGCTGGCGGAAACGCCCCTGGCCCTGGCGGAGACCCTCCGGGACGAGGCCTACGACTTCACCCTCCTGGACCCTCCCCCAAGTCTCTCCCCCCTCACCCTGAACGCCCTGGCGGCGGCCCAGGGGGTGGTGGTGCCGGTACAGGCGGAGTACTACGCCCTGGAGGGGGTGGCGGGCCTCCTGGTCACCCTGGAGGAGGTGCGGGGGCGTCTTAATCCCGGCCTCCGGCTTTTGGGCATCCTGGTCACCATGTACGATGGCCGCACCCTGCTTTCCCAGCAGGTGGAGGCCCAGCTCCGGGCCCATTTCGGGGAGAGGGTCTTCTGGACGGTGGTGCCCCGCAACGTGCGCCTGGCCGAGGCCCCCAGCTTCGGCCGGACCATCGCCCAGCACGCCCCCACCTCCCCCGGAGCCCACGCCTACCGCCGCCTGGCCGAGGAGGTGATCGCCCGTGTCCAAGAGGCCTAG
- the rsmG gene encoding 16S rRNA (guanine(527)-N(7))-methyltransferase RsmG — MDVALSPKGEELLLEGGKALGLDLEAHLPAFSRLYGLLLEASRQQNLTALRGEEEVVVKHFLDSLSLLTLPLFEGPLRILDLGTGAGFPGLPLKIVRPELEVVLLDATRKKVAFVAQAVAALGLKGAYPLWGRAEELAHRPEHREAYGRVVARAVASLCVLAELGLPFLALGGYLVAQKGPRVWQETAPLPRALDLLGGRLDGVHSLRLPFTGEERNLVLLAKVGPCPARYPRRPGVPEKHPLC, encoded by the coding sequence ATGGACGTGGCCCTGAGCCCTAAGGGGGAGGAGCTCCTCCTGGAGGGGGGGAAGGCCTTGGGCCTGGACCTCGAGGCCCACCTGCCCGCCTTCTCCCGCCTCTACGGCCTCCTCTTGGAGGCCAGCCGCCAGCAGAACCTCACCGCCTTGCGGGGGGAAGAGGAGGTGGTGGTCAAGCACTTCCTGGACTCCCTTTCCCTCCTCACCCTGCCCCTCTTCGAGGGTCCCTTGCGGATCCTGGACCTGGGTACGGGGGCGGGCTTCCCGGGCCTGCCCCTGAAGATCGTCCGTCCCGAGCTGGAGGTGGTCCTTCTGGACGCCACGAGGAAGAAGGTGGCCTTCGTGGCCCAGGCGGTGGCGGCCCTGGGGCTCAAGGGGGCCTATCCCCTTTGGGGCCGGGCGGAGGAGCTGGCCCACCGCCCAGAACACCGCGAGGCGTATGGGAGGGTGGTGGCCCGGGCGGTGGCCTCCCTTTGCGTGCTGGCCGAGCTGGGTCTCCCCTTCCTGGCCCTGGGGGGGTACCTGGTGGCCCAGAAGGGGCCCAGGGTCTGGCAGGAGACCGCCCCCTTGCCCCGGGCCCTGGACCTGCTCGGGGGGCGGCTGGATGGGGTGCACTCCCTCCGCCTCCCCTTCACCGGCGAGGAGCGCAACCTGGTGCTGCTGGCCAAGGTGGGCCCCTGCCCGGCCCGCTATCCCCGGCGTCCAGGGGTTCCGGAGAAGCATCCCTTATGCTAG
- the mnmG gene encoding tRNA uridine-5-carboxymethylaminomethyl(34) synthesis enzyme MnmG, which translates to MGGGMRCDVVVVGGGHAGLEAAWAAAALGVRVALVTADPERMGTMPCNPAVGGPGKSQLVAELAALGGLMGRAADQAAIHTRVLNRSKGPAVQSLRVQVDRDLYALKARGILAERPIEVVRGEVAALWVEGGRLLGVRTVDGREIRARAVVVAGGTFLRGVVWYGRRSRPAGRQGEPPARFLSQSLKAVGHTLRRFKTGTPPRIRADSVDFGALEVVPPEVPPGSFTGNPGPHAARLPTWQTRTTEGTHRLIRENLHLSPLYAGDIEGIGPRYCPSIEDKVVRFADKESHLLFVEPDGLSTSEVYLQGFSSSLPPELQEEMVRSLPGFERAVIQRYAYAVEYDSLDPTELSRGLQSKRLPGLFSAGQVNGTSGYEEAAAQGLLAGLNAARHALGLPEVHLPRESGYIGVLVGDLVGRGTDEPYRMMTSRVELRLLCRADNADERLTPLAVAWGLRPREDLRRVEAKYRRVAEELRRLEALRVEGVSGLQWLRRPGNTYSALAERFSPQEPLSPEEAQQVEVRAKYAGYIERQERLRERMRDLEAFRLPENLHYPGVPGLSREAVEKLSRLRPRTAAEAARVPGIRDSDLTALLVHLRRLG; encoded by the coding sequence GTGGGGGGTGGGATGCGTTGCGACGTGGTGGTGGTGGGGGGTGGGCATGCGGGCCTCGAGGCTGCCTGGGCCGCGGCCGCCCTCGGGGTGCGGGTGGCCCTGGTCACCGCGGACCCTGAGCGCATGGGTACCATGCCCTGTAACCCCGCGGTAGGGGGTCCGGGGAAGAGCCAGCTGGTGGCCGAGCTCGCGGCCCTGGGGGGGCTGATGGGCCGGGCCGCGGACCAGGCGGCCATCCACACCCGGGTCCTGAACCGCTCCAAGGGCCCGGCGGTGCAAAGCCTGAGGGTGCAGGTGGACCGGGACCTCTACGCCCTGAAGGCCCGGGGGATCCTGGCGGAAAGGCCCATAGAGGTGGTGCGGGGCGAGGTGGCTGCCCTGTGGGTGGAGGGGGGCAGGCTCCTTGGGGTGCGCACCGTGGATGGCCGGGAGATCCGCGCCCGGGCGGTGGTGGTGGCCGGGGGCACCTTCCTCAGGGGGGTGGTCTGGTACGGAAGGCGTTCCCGGCCCGCGGGCCGGCAGGGGGAGCCCCCGGCCCGCTTCCTCTCCCAAAGCCTAAAGGCGGTGGGGCACACCCTGCGGCGCTTCAAGACCGGCACCCCGCCCCGCATCCGGGCGGACTCGGTGGACTTCGGGGCCTTGGAGGTGGTGCCCCCCGAGGTGCCCCCGGGGAGCTTCACGGGAAACCCCGGGCCCCACGCCGCCCGGCTTCCCACCTGGCAGACCCGCACCACGGAGGGCACCCACCGGTTGATCCGGGAGAACCTGCACCTCTCCCCCCTCTACGCCGGGGACATCGAGGGGATCGGGCCCCGCTACTGCCCCTCCATCGAGGACAAGGTGGTGCGCTTCGCCGACAAGGAAAGCCACCTGCTCTTCGTGGAGCCCGATGGGCTTTCCACCAGCGAGGTCTACCTGCAGGGGTTTTCCTCAAGCCTTCCCCCAGAACTCCAGGAGGAGATGGTGCGAAGCCTCCCCGGCTTTGAGCGGGCGGTGATCCAGCGCTACGCCTACGCGGTGGAGTACGACAGTCTGGACCCCACGGAGCTCAGCCGGGGCCTGCAGTCCAAGCGGCTTCCCGGGCTCTTCAGCGCCGGCCAGGTGAACGGCACCTCGGGGTACGAGGAGGCGGCGGCCCAGGGGCTTCTGGCGGGGCTCAACGCGGCCCGCCACGCCCTGGGGCTTCCCGAGGTCCACCTGCCCCGGGAAAGCGGCTACATCGGGGTTTTGGTGGGCGACCTGGTGGGCCGGGGCACGGACGAGCCCTACCGCATGATGACCTCCCGGGTGGAGCTCCGCCTTCTCTGCCGGGCGGACAACGCCGACGAGCGCCTCACCCCCCTGGCGGTGGCCTGGGGCCTGCGGCCCCGGGAGGACCTCCGCCGGGTGGAGGCCAAGTACCGGCGGGTGGCGGAGGAGCTCAGGCGCCTGGAGGCCCTGCGGGTGGAGGGGGTGAGCGGCCTCCAGTGGCTTCGGCGCCCCGGGAACACCTACTCCGCCCTGGCGGAGCGCTTCTCCCCTCAGGAGCCCCTCTCGCCCGAGGAGGCCCAGCAGGTGGAGGTGCGGGCCAAGTACGCGGGCTACATCGAGCGCCAGGAGCGGCTGCGGGAGAGGATGCGGGACCTGGAGGCCTTCCGCCTTCCGGAAAACCTGCACTACCCGGGGGTCCCGGGCCTCTCCCGGGAGGCGGTGGAGAAGCTCTCCCGCCTAAGGCCCCGCACGGCGGCCGAGGCCGCTCGGGTGCCGGGCATCCGCGACTCCGACCTCACCGCCCTTCTGGTGCACCTGCGGAGGCTCGGCTAG
- the dnaA gene encoding chromosomal replication initiator protein DnaA: MTHEAVWQHILEHIRRNITEVEFHTWFERIRPLGVQEGVLELAVPTSFALDWIRRHYAELIQEALGLLGAQAPRFELKVVPSTAVQEDIFHAAPPLDAPQPRLNPKYTFENFVVGPNNSMAHAAAVAVAESPGRAYNPLFIYGGVGLGKTHLMHAVGHSVAKRFPHLKVEYVSTETFTNELINAIREDRMSEFRERYRSVDLLLVDDIQFIAGKERTQEEFFHTFNALYEAHKQIILSSDRPPKDILTLEARLRSRFEWGLITDIQPPDLETRIAILKMNAEQRGLRIGEEVLEYIARQVTSNIRELEGALMRTVAYASLNGVELNRVVAAKALSEIFSPREVEVDPQEIVRKVAEHFALRPEDLVGGGRRKEVVLPRQVAMFLVRELTRSSLPEIGQLFGGRDHTTVLYAIQKVQELAESDREVQSLLRALKERLV; encoded by the coding sequence TTGACCCACGAGGCCGTTTGGCAGCACATCCTGGAGCACATCCGCCGCAACATCACCGAGGTGGAGTTCCACACCTGGTTCGAGCGGATTCGCCCCCTGGGAGTCCAGGAGGGCGTACTGGAGCTCGCCGTGCCCACCTCCTTCGCCCTGGACTGGATCCGGCGGCACTACGCCGAGCTCATCCAGGAGGCCTTAGGGCTTCTGGGAGCCCAGGCCCCCCGCTTTGAGCTCAAGGTAGTGCCCAGCACCGCCGTCCAGGAGGACATCTTCCACGCCGCGCCGCCCCTCGATGCCCCCCAGCCCCGGCTCAACCCCAAGTACACCTTCGAAAACTTCGTGGTAGGCCCCAACAACTCCATGGCCCACGCGGCCGCCGTGGCCGTGGCCGAGTCCCCAGGACGGGCCTACAACCCCCTCTTCATCTACGGGGGGGTGGGTCTGGGCAAGACCCATCTCATGCACGCGGTGGGCCACTCCGTGGCCAAGCGGTTCCCCCACCTGAAGGTGGAGTACGTGTCCACGGAGACCTTCACCAACGAGCTCATCAACGCCATCCGCGAGGACCGCATGTCCGAGTTCCGGGAGCGCTACCGCTCCGTAGACCTCCTCCTCGTGGACGACATCCAGTTTATCGCGGGAAAGGAGCGCACCCAGGAGGAGTTCTTCCACACCTTCAACGCCCTCTACGAAGCCCACAAGCAGATCATCCTCTCCTCCGACCGCCCCCCCAAGGACATCCTGACCCTCGAGGCCCGCCTCAGGAGCCGTTTCGAGTGGGGCCTCATCACCGACATCCAGCCCCCCGACCTGGAAACCCGTATCGCCATCCTCAAGATGAACGCTGAGCAGCGGGGCCTTCGCATCGGTGAGGAGGTGCTGGAGTACATTGCCCGCCAGGTGACCTCCAACATCCGGGAGCTGGAGGGCGCCCTGATGCGCACCGTGGCCTATGCCTCCCTGAACGGAGTGGAGCTCAACCGGGTGGTGGCCGCCAAGGCCCTCTCCGAGATCTTTTCCCCCCGGGAGGTGGAGGTGGACCCCCAGGAGATCGTGCGCAAGGTGGCGGAGCACTTCGCCCTGCGGCCCGAGGACCTGGTGGGGGGCGGCCGGCGCAAGGAGGTGGTCCTGCCCCGGCAGGTGGCCATGTTCCTGGTGCGGGAGCTTACCCGCTCCTCCCTCCCGGAAATCGGCCAGCTTTTCGGCGGCCGCGACCACACCACGGTGCTCTACGCCATCCAGAAGGTCCAGGAGCTGGCCGAAAGCGATCGGGAGGTGCAAAGCCTCCTCCGGGCCCTCAAGGAGAGGCTGGTATGA